The Candidatus Zixiibacteriota bacterium genome includes a region encoding these proteins:
- a CDS encoding ZIP family metal transporter, whose protein sequence is MDILSWFKEANPILQAFLATCFTWFITTAGAAVVFAAKDLSRKALDAMLGFAAGVMIAASYWSLLAPAIEMSEGLSIPVWVPAASGFLLGAFCLRLIDWLLPHLHFGAKMEEAEGISTKWKRTTLLVLAITLHNIPEGLAIGVAFGAAAAGYPSATLAGAMALALGIGIQNFPEGTAVSVPLRREGVSRLKSFWYGQLSGVVEPIAGVIGAALVIIARPILPYALAFAAGAMIFVVIEELVPESQTSGHSHAATMGAMIGFVVMMILDVALG, encoded by the coding sequence ATGGATATTTTAAGTTGGTTTAAAGAAGCAAACCCTATACTACAAGCTTTCCTGGCGACATGTTTTACTTGGTTTATAACCACTGCGGGAGCCGCAGTAGTTTTTGCGGCAAAGGATTTAAGCCGGAAAGCACTTGATGCCATGCTGGGTTTTGCCGCTGGTGTGATGATTGCCGCCAGCTACTGGTCGCTTTTGGCGCCGGCAATTGAAATGTCGGAGGGGCTATCAATTCCAGTCTGGGTTCCGGCAGCATCGGGGTTCCTTCTCGGCGCTTTTTGCCTCCGTTTAATTGACTGGCTGCTGCCGCATTTGCATTTTGGCGCGAAAATGGAAGAAGCTGAAGGAATCAGCACAAAATGGAAACGAACAACACTGCTCGTGTTAGCGATAACCCTACATAATATCCCCGAGGGATTGGCGATTGGCGTTGCTTTCGGAGCGGCCGCCGCCGGCTACCCATCGGCAACGCTGGCAGGCGCTATGGCGTTGGCGCTTGGCATCGGCATCCAGAATTTTCCTGAAGGCACTGCGGTTTCGGTGCCATTGCGGCGAGAGGGCGTTTCACGTTTAAAAAGTTTCTGGTATGGACAGCTTTCAGGCGTGGTCGAACCGATAGCAGGCGTTATTGGCGCGGCATTAGTTATAATTGCTCGCCCGATTTTGCCCTATGCTTTGGCTTTTGCCGCCGGTGCTATGATTTTCGTAGTCATCGAGGAACTCGTCCCGGAATCACAAACAAGCGGCCATTCACATGCCGCCACGATGGGGGCTATGATTGGTTTTGTGGTTATGATGATTCTGGATGTGGCGCTGGGGTAG